Proteins encoded together in one Triticum dicoccoides isolate Atlit2015 ecotype Zavitan chromosome 7B, WEW_v2.0, whole genome shotgun sequence window:
- the LOC119338998 gene encoding serine/threonine-protein phosphatase 7 long form homolog produces MWERIPVGRPDLKNPLMANPQGNHDGLHDDDDPYRRPTLAYYWEQVTVYTGSSHVRYKCYMNELDTLTAEQVHWLPYVEDRDFDLNEMCTRDSHLWRARCPMICFFAVEWHFVDRVARQFGKRQGIPIEESKEEMLSLHWFDRRNNQDISDWANKHRAWIEIWNQRDTLVQSENRPHNQSAYQKYQVWYADRYQLKLKPGWTHEEWSELVSEDPETAEGYHTFNTAARDTRGGGG; encoded by the exons ATGTGGGAGCGGATCCCGGTTGGACGGCCCGATTTGAAGAACCCCCTCATGGCAAACCCACAGGGTAATCATGACGGGTTGCATGATGATGATGATCCATATCGGCGCCCTACGCTTGCTTACTATTGGGAACAAGTGACAGTCTACACAGGAAGCTcgcatgtgcgatacaagtgctatatgaacgagctggacaccttgactgctgagcag gtacattggttgccttatgtggaagatcgtgactttgatcttaatgagatgtgcacgcgtgatagccatctttggcgggcgaggtgcccaatgatatgcttcttcgcAGTCGAGTGGCACTTTGTAGACCGTGTGGCAAGACAATTTGGAAAAAGACAAGGTATTCCAATTGAGGAGAGCAAGGAGGAAATGCTATCTCTGCATTG GTTCGATCGAAGGAACAATCAGGATATATCGGATTGGGCAAACAAACACCGTGCGTGGATAGAAATTTGGAATCAAAGAGACACGTTAGTGCAATCAGAGAATAGACCTCACAATCAGTCAGCATATCAGAAGTATCAAGTGTGGTATGCGGATCGTTACCAGTTAAAGCTGAAGCCAGGTTGGACTCACGAGGAGTGGTCGGAGTTggtgtctgaagacccggagactgcaGAAGGTTATCATACCTTCAACACGGCTGCGAGAGACACCAGAGGCGGAGGAGGCTAG